A stretch of Oncorhynchus mykiss isolate Arlee chromosome 26, USDA_OmykA_1.1, whole genome shotgun sequence DNA encodes these proteins:
- the dhx38 gene encoding pre-mRNA-splicing factor ATP-dependent RNA helicase PRP16 isoform X2, producing the protein MEDDASLHRLEGSDPTAQVCGLIVKKKSAAVEPHVFRAPTPRTSLLGLDLLAAQKRKEREGKEQAEADSDDRNNKKSKVSSYKDWEEGKSDSGSDEEDKDEEDQGGRKESRKYRVTGSETPSNPGGVSEEFRRKHQQREKDRREHGMYASSKEDKNREREKDRERIRDTDRDRRGERDERERSNSRGSSRSERGDRSERSERSQREGWSSERISRGSKREEPPTPQTRPKDGTPSRTSWDEDDSGYASSRRSHWESPSPAPSHKDSDKSERSERSPRSGRESERKDKSVRGRYPDDTPLPTPSYKYNEWANDRKHLGSTPRLSRGKGKNEGEDGIAFDNDDEKQQWEEDQKQADRDWYMMDEGYDEFHNPLTSTSEDYVKKREQILQKQTQKRISAQRRQINEDNERWETNRMLTSGVVQRLEVDDDFEEDNAAKVHLLVHNLVPPFLDGRIVFTKQPEPVIPVKDATSDMAIISRKGSQLVRKHREQKERKKAQQKHWELAGTKLGDIMGIKKTEDGDSSGGKPVGEDGKVDYRTDQKFADHMKDKSEASSEFAKKKTLLEQRQYLPIFAVRQQLLNIIRDNSIVIVVGETGSGKTTQLTQYLHEDGYTSYGMVGCTQPRRVAAMSVAKRVSEELGSNLGEEVGYAIRFEDCTSEKTVIKYMTDGILLRESLRESDLDHYSAVIMDEAHERSLNTDVLFGLLREVVSRRSDLKLIVTSATMDSDKFAAFFGNVPIFHIPGRTFPVDILFSKTPQEDYVEAAVKQALQIHLSGMGGDILIFMPGQEDIEVTSDQIVERLEDLESAPPLTVLPIYSQLPSDLQAKIFQKAPDGVRKCIVATNIAETSLTVDGIMFVVDAGYCKLKVFNPRIGMDALQVYPISQANANQRAGRAGRTGPGQCYRLYTQSAFKNEMLTTTIPEIQRTNLANVVLLLKSLGVQDLLLFHFMDPPPEDNMLNSMYQLWILGALDNTGSLTPTGRLMVEFPLDPALSKMLIVSCDMGCSADILIIVSMLSVPAIFYRPKGREEESDQVREKFSVPESDHLTYLNVYLQWKNNNYSSIWCNEHFIHTKAMRKVREVRSQLKDIMVQQRMNLVSCGSDWDIIRKCICAAYFHQAAKLKGIGEYVNVRTGMPCHLHPTSSLFGMGYTPDYITYHELVMTTKEYMQCVTAVDGEWLAELGPMFYSVKQAGKSRMENRRRAKEEITNMEEEMSLAEQQLRSRREDQDRKSNVGSVRAVKICTPGRKEEAPMTPKRTPARFGL; encoded by the exons ATGGAGGATGATGCGTCGCTGCACCGACTGGAGGGCAGTGACCCAACTGCGCAGGTCTGCGGGTTGATCGTGAAGAAGAAGAGTGCAGCAGTAGAGCCTCATGTCTTTCGTGCACCCACTCCACGCACCTCTCTCCTGGGCCTGGATCTGCTGGCAGCTCAAAAGAGAAAGGAGCGAGAGGGCAAGGAGCAGGCTGAGGCTGACAGCGATGACAGGAATAACAAGAAATCCAAGGTGTCCTCCTACAAGGACTGGGAGGAAGGGAAAAGTGATTCTGGGTCTGATGAAGAAGACAAAGACGAGGAGGACCAAGGTGGTAGAAAAGAGAG CAGGAAATACCGTGTGACTGGCTCAGAGACACCCTCTAACCCTGGAGGGGTCAGCGAAGAGTTCCGTCGCAAACACCAGCAGAGGGAGAAAGACCGGCGTGAGCATGGAATGTATGCCTCCTCCAAAGAGGacaagaacagagagagggagaaggacagagagagaatcagagataCGGACAGAGATCGAAGGGGTGAAAGAG ATGAGCGGGAGCGCAGTAACAGCCGCGGCAGCAGCCGGTCGGAGCGTGGAGACCGCAGTGAGAGGAGTGAGCGCTCACAGAGAGAAGGCTGGTCCTCCGAACGCATCAGCCGGGGTAGCAAGAGAGAGGAGCCTCCAACGCCCCAGACACGCCCCAAAG ATGGCACTCCCTCGCGCACCAGCTGGGATGAGGATGACAGCGGCTATGCCAGCTCACGCCGTTCCCACTGGGAATCTCCCTCTCCTGCCCCTTCACACAAGGATTCTGACAAGTCTGAACGGTCGGAGCGCAGCCCCCGCTCTGGAcgggagagcgagaggaaggaCAA GTCAGTCAGAGGCCGGTATCCTGATGACACGCCCCTTCCCACCCCATCATACAAGTACAATGAATGGGCCAATGACAGGAAGCACTTGGGCTCCACTCCTCGTCTGTCCCGTGGGAAAG GTAAGAATGAAGGAGAGGATGGCATTGCCTTTGATAATGATGATGAGAAGCAGCAGTGGGAAGAGGACCAGAAG CAAGCGGACAGAGACTGGTACATGATGGACGAAGGCTATGATGAGTTCCACAACCCACTGACCTCCACCTCTGAGGATTATGTGAAGAAGAGAGAGCAGATCCTGCAGAAGCAGACACAGAAACGCATCTCTGCCCAGAGACGACAGATCAATGAG GATAATGAGCGCTGGGAGACTAACCGTATGCTGACCAGTGGAGTGGTCCAGAGGCTGGAGGTGGATGATGACTTTGAGGAGGACAACGCTGCCAAGGTTCACCTGCTGGTTCACAACCTGGTCCCTCCCTTCCTGGACGGGAGGATAGTCTTCACCAAGCAG CCGGAGCCTGTCATCCCTGTGAAAGACGCTACCTCTGACATGGCCATCATCTCCCGCAAGGGCAGCCAGCTGGTCCGCAAGCACCGCGAGCAGAAGGAACGCAAGAAG GCTCAACAGAAACACTGGGAGCTGGCAGGCACCAAGCTGGGTGACATTATGGGCATCAAGAAGACCGAGGACGGGGATAGCTCTGGGGGCAAGCCAGTGGGCGAGGATGGCAAGGTGGACTACAG AACGGACCAGAAGTTTGCAGACCACATGAAAGATAAGAGTGAGGCCAGCAGTGAGTTTGCTAAGAAGAAGACCCTGCTGGAGCAGAGGCAGTATCTGCCCATCTTCGCTGTGAGGCAGCAGCTGCTCAACATCATCAG GGACAACAGCATTGTGATCGTGGTGGGGGAGACGGGCAGTGGGAAGACCACCCAGCTGACCCAGTACCTTCACGAGGACGGCTACACCAGTTACGGCATGGTGGGCTGCACCCAGCCCCGCAGAGTGGCAGCCATGAGCGTGGCCAAGAGAGTCAGCGAGGAGCTGGGCAGCAACCTGGGAGAGGAG GTGGGTTATGCGATCCGTTTTGAGGACTGTACGTCGGAGAAGACTGTGATAAAGTACATGACAGACGGCATCCTGCTGAGAGAGTCTCTCAGGGAGTCCGATCTGGACCACTACAGTGCCGTCATCATGGACGAGGCCCACGAACGCTCCCTCAATACAGACGTGCTGTTCGGCCTGCTACGAGAG GTTGTATCGAGGCGTTCTGACCTCAAGCTGATAGTCACCTCAGCCACCATGGACTCTGACAAATTTGCTGCATTTTTCGGCAACGTTCCCATATTCCACATTCCAGGAAGAACATTCCCTGTAGACATCTTATTCAGCAAG acTCCCCAGGAAGACTATGTGGAGGCAGCAGTGAAGCAGGCCCTACAGATCCACCTTAGTGGTATGGGGGGAGACATCCTCATCTTCATGCCTGGCCAGGAGGACATCGAGGTGACGTCAGACCAGATTGTGGAGCGTCTGGAGGATCTGGAGAGCGCCCCTCCTCTGACTGTACTGCCCATCTACTCCCAGCTGCCCTCTGACCTCCAGGCCAAGATCTTCCAGAAG GCTCCAGATGGTGTGAGGAAGTGCATCGTTGCCACCAACATTGCCGAGACCTCCCTGACTGTGGATGGTATCATGTTTGTTGTGGATGCTGGATACTGCAAACTCAAG GTGTTCAACCCTCGCATTGGCATGGATGCCCTGCAGGTGTACCCCATCAGCCAGGCTAACGCCAATCAGCGTGCGGGCAGAGCAGGACGTACAGGGCCGGGCCAGTGTTACAG GCTCTACACCCAGAGCGCCTTCAAGAATGAGATGTTGACCACCACCATCCCAGAGATTCAGCGGACCAACCTGGCCAACGTGGTGCTGCTGCTCAAATCCCTGGGGGTCCAGGACCTGCTGCTCTTCCACTTCATGGACCCCCCGCCTGAGGACAACATGCTGAACTCCATGTACCAGCTGTGGATCCTGGGGGCCCTGGACAACACAG GTTCCCTGACGCCCACTGGGAGGCTGATGGTGGAGTTCCCTCTGGACCCGGCTCTGTCCAAGATGCTGATCGTATCATGTGACATGGGCTGCAGTGCTGACATCCTCATCATCGTCTCCATGCTGTCTGTACCGGCCATCTTCTACAGGCCTAAG GGTCGTGAGGAGGAGAGTGACCAGGTGAGGGAGAAGTTCTCTGTCCCAGAGAGTGACCACCTGACCTACCTGAACGTCTACCTGCAGTGGAAGAACAACAACTACTCCAGCATCTGGTGCAACGAACACTTCATCCACACCAAGGCCATGCGAAAG GTGCGCGAGGTGCGCTCCCAGCTCAAAGACATCATGGTGCAGCAGAGGATGAACCTGGTGTCCTGTGGCTCAGACTGGGACATCATCAGGAAGTGTATCTGTGCTGCCTACTTCCACCAGGCAGCCAAGCTGAAGGGCATAGGGGAGTATGTGAACGTGAGGACAGGCATGCCCTGCCACCTCCATCCCACCAGCTCTCTGTTTGGCATGGGCTACACCCCAGACTACATCACCTACCACGAGCTGGTCATGACCACCAAG GAGTACATGCAGTGTGTGACTGCGGTGGATGGGGAGTGGCTGGCTGAGCTGGGGCCCATGTTCTACAGCGTCAAACAGGCAGGGAAGAGCAGGATG gaGAACCGGCGGCGGGCCAAGGAGGAGATCActaacatggaggaggagatgtctCTGGCGGAGCAGCAActgaggagcaggagagaggatcAGGACAGGAAGAGTAACGTGGGCAGCGTCAG GGCTGTGAAAATCTGCACCccaggaaggaaggaggaggcacCCATGACCCCAAAGCGCACCCCAGCTCGTTTTGGGCTCTAG
- the LOC110506515 gene encoding cytochrome b5 isoform X1, protein MGEEIKDNMTNTNGADNVDVTHTAEETADSDVTYYTLEEVKTHNKRTDAWLIIHDKVYNITSFLAEHPGGEDVLMAQAGTDATVSFEDVGHSKDARAMLIKYYIGELQMDDRKDGAKEEFITTSGDGSSLWTTWLIPAIVAVVVGVMYRYYMQERKSP, encoded by the exons ATGGGCGAGGAAATTAAAGATAACATGACCAACACAAACGGTGCTGATAACGTGGACGTGACTCACACAGCAGAAGAGACAGCAGACAGCGATGTGACATACTACACCTTGGAAGAAGTAAAAACTCACAATAAGCGCACGGACGCATGGCTTATTATCCACGATAAAGTCTATAACATCACCAGTTTCTTGGCAGAG CATCCAGGAGGTGAGGATGTTTTGATGGCACAGGCGGGTACAGATGCCACAGTGAGCTTTGAGGATGTTGGTCACTCTAAAGATGCCAGAGCGATGCTCATCAAGTACTACATTGGGGAGCTCCAGATG GATGACCGGAAGGATGGCGCAAAG GAAGAATTCATTACAACTTCAGGAGATGGCTCCAG cTTGTGGACAACATGGTTGATACCTGCCATAGTTGCAGTTGTTGTGGGTGTCATGTATCGATACTACATGCAGGAGCGCAAGTCTCCCTGA
- the LOC110506515 gene encoding cytochrome b5 isoform X2, whose protein sequence is MGEEIKDNMTNTNGADNVDVTHTAEETADSDVTYYTLEEVKTHNKRTDAWLIIHDKVYNITSFLAEHPGGEDVLMAQAGTDATVSFEDVGHSKDARAMLIKYYIGELQMDDRKDGAKNSLQLQEMAPACGQHG, encoded by the exons ATGGGCGAGGAAATTAAAGATAACATGACCAACACAAACGGTGCTGATAACGTGGACGTGACTCACACAGCAGAAGAGACAGCAGACAGCGATGTGACATACTACACCTTGGAAGAAGTAAAAACTCACAATAAGCGCACGGACGCATGGCTTATTATCCACGATAAAGTCTATAACATCACCAGTTTCTTGGCAGAG CATCCAGGAGGTGAGGATGTTTTGATGGCACAGGCGGGTACAGATGCCACAGTGAGCTTTGAGGATGTTGGTCACTCTAAAGATGCCAGAGCGATGCTCATCAAGTACTACATTGGGGAGCTCCAGATG GATGACCGGAAGGATGGCGCAAAG AATTCATTACAACTTCAGGAGATGGCTCCAG cTTGTGGACAACATGGTTGA
- the dhx38 gene encoding pre-mRNA-splicing factor ATP-dependent RNA helicase PRP16 isoform X1, whose translation MEDDASLHRLEGSDPTAQVCGLIVKKKSAAVEPHVFRAPTPRTSLLGLDLLAAQKRKEREGKEQAEADSDDRNNKKSKVSSYKDWEEGKSDSGSDEEDKDEEDQGGRKESSRKYRVTGSETPSNPGGVSEEFRRKHQQREKDRREHGMYASSKEDKNREREKDRERIRDTDRDRRGERDERERSNSRGSSRSERGDRSERSERSQREGWSSERISRGSKREEPPTPQTRPKDGTPSRTSWDEDDSGYASSRRSHWESPSPAPSHKDSDKSERSERSPRSGRESERKDKSVRGRYPDDTPLPTPSYKYNEWANDRKHLGSTPRLSRGKGKNEGEDGIAFDNDDEKQQWEEDQKQADRDWYMMDEGYDEFHNPLTSTSEDYVKKREQILQKQTQKRISAQRRQINEDNERWETNRMLTSGVVQRLEVDDDFEEDNAAKVHLLVHNLVPPFLDGRIVFTKQPEPVIPVKDATSDMAIISRKGSQLVRKHREQKERKKAQQKHWELAGTKLGDIMGIKKTEDGDSSGGKPVGEDGKVDYRTDQKFADHMKDKSEASSEFAKKKTLLEQRQYLPIFAVRQQLLNIIRDNSIVIVVGETGSGKTTQLTQYLHEDGYTSYGMVGCTQPRRVAAMSVAKRVSEELGSNLGEEVGYAIRFEDCTSEKTVIKYMTDGILLRESLRESDLDHYSAVIMDEAHERSLNTDVLFGLLREVVSRRSDLKLIVTSATMDSDKFAAFFGNVPIFHIPGRTFPVDILFSKTPQEDYVEAAVKQALQIHLSGMGGDILIFMPGQEDIEVTSDQIVERLEDLESAPPLTVLPIYSQLPSDLQAKIFQKAPDGVRKCIVATNIAETSLTVDGIMFVVDAGYCKLKVFNPRIGMDALQVYPISQANANQRAGRAGRTGPGQCYRLYTQSAFKNEMLTTTIPEIQRTNLANVVLLLKSLGVQDLLLFHFMDPPPEDNMLNSMYQLWILGALDNTGSLTPTGRLMVEFPLDPALSKMLIVSCDMGCSADILIIVSMLSVPAIFYRPKGREEESDQVREKFSVPESDHLTYLNVYLQWKNNNYSSIWCNEHFIHTKAMRKVREVRSQLKDIMVQQRMNLVSCGSDWDIIRKCICAAYFHQAAKLKGIGEYVNVRTGMPCHLHPTSSLFGMGYTPDYITYHELVMTTKEYMQCVTAVDGEWLAELGPMFYSVKQAGKSRMENRRRAKEEITNMEEEMSLAEQQLRSRREDQDRKSNVGSVRAVKICTPGRKEEAPMTPKRTPARFGL comes from the exons ATGGAGGATGATGCGTCGCTGCACCGACTGGAGGGCAGTGACCCAACTGCGCAGGTCTGCGGGTTGATCGTGAAGAAGAAGAGTGCAGCAGTAGAGCCTCATGTCTTTCGTGCACCCACTCCACGCACCTCTCTCCTGGGCCTGGATCTGCTGGCAGCTCAAAAGAGAAAGGAGCGAGAGGGCAAGGAGCAGGCTGAGGCTGACAGCGATGACAGGAATAACAAGAAATCCAAGGTGTCCTCCTACAAGGACTGGGAGGAAGGGAAAAGTGATTCTGGGTCTGATGAAGAAGACAAAGACGAGGAGGACCAAGGTGGTAGAAAAGAGAG CAGCAGGAAATACCGTGTGACTGGCTCAGAGACACCCTCTAACCCTGGAGGGGTCAGCGAAGAGTTCCGTCGCAAACACCAGCAGAGGGAGAAAGACCGGCGTGAGCATGGAATGTATGCCTCCTCCAAAGAGGacaagaacagagagagggagaaggacagagagagaatcagagataCGGACAGAGATCGAAGGGGTGAAAGAG ATGAGCGGGAGCGCAGTAACAGCCGCGGCAGCAGCCGGTCGGAGCGTGGAGACCGCAGTGAGAGGAGTGAGCGCTCACAGAGAGAAGGCTGGTCCTCCGAACGCATCAGCCGGGGTAGCAAGAGAGAGGAGCCTCCAACGCCCCAGACACGCCCCAAAG ATGGCACTCCCTCGCGCACCAGCTGGGATGAGGATGACAGCGGCTATGCCAGCTCACGCCGTTCCCACTGGGAATCTCCCTCTCCTGCCCCTTCACACAAGGATTCTGACAAGTCTGAACGGTCGGAGCGCAGCCCCCGCTCTGGAcgggagagcgagaggaaggaCAA GTCAGTCAGAGGCCGGTATCCTGATGACACGCCCCTTCCCACCCCATCATACAAGTACAATGAATGGGCCAATGACAGGAAGCACTTGGGCTCCACTCCTCGTCTGTCCCGTGGGAAAG GTAAGAATGAAGGAGAGGATGGCATTGCCTTTGATAATGATGATGAGAAGCAGCAGTGGGAAGAGGACCAGAAG CAAGCGGACAGAGACTGGTACATGATGGACGAAGGCTATGATGAGTTCCACAACCCACTGACCTCCACCTCTGAGGATTATGTGAAGAAGAGAGAGCAGATCCTGCAGAAGCAGACACAGAAACGCATCTCTGCCCAGAGACGACAGATCAATGAG GATAATGAGCGCTGGGAGACTAACCGTATGCTGACCAGTGGAGTGGTCCAGAGGCTGGAGGTGGATGATGACTTTGAGGAGGACAACGCTGCCAAGGTTCACCTGCTGGTTCACAACCTGGTCCCTCCCTTCCTGGACGGGAGGATAGTCTTCACCAAGCAG CCGGAGCCTGTCATCCCTGTGAAAGACGCTACCTCTGACATGGCCATCATCTCCCGCAAGGGCAGCCAGCTGGTCCGCAAGCACCGCGAGCAGAAGGAACGCAAGAAG GCTCAACAGAAACACTGGGAGCTGGCAGGCACCAAGCTGGGTGACATTATGGGCATCAAGAAGACCGAGGACGGGGATAGCTCTGGGGGCAAGCCAGTGGGCGAGGATGGCAAGGTGGACTACAG AACGGACCAGAAGTTTGCAGACCACATGAAAGATAAGAGTGAGGCCAGCAGTGAGTTTGCTAAGAAGAAGACCCTGCTGGAGCAGAGGCAGTATCTGCCCATCTTCGCTGTGAGGCAGCAGCTGCTCAACATCATCAG GGACAACAGCATTGTGATCGTGGTGGGGGAGACGGGCAGTGGGAAGACCACCCAGCTGACCCAGTACCTTCACGAGGACGGCTACACCAGTTACGGCATGGTGGGCTGCACCCAGCCCCGCAGAGTGGCAGCCATGAGCGTGGCCAAGAGAGTCAGCGAGGAGCTGGGCAGCAACCTGGGAGAGGAG GTGGGTTATGCGATCCGTTTTGAGGACTGTACGTCGGAGAAGACTGTGATAAAGTACATGACAGACGGCATCCTGCTGAGAGAGTCTCTCAGGGAGTCCGATCTGGACCACTACAGTGCCGTCATCATGGACGAGGCCCACGAACGCTCCCTCAATACAGACGTGCTGTTCGGCCTGCTACGAGAG GTTGTATCGAGGCGTTCTGACCTCAAGCTGATAGTCACCTCAGCCACCATGGACTCTGACAAATTTGCTGCATTTTTCGGCAACGTTCCCATATTCCACATTCCAGGAAGAACATTCCCTGTAGACATCTTATTCAGCAAG acTCCCCAGGAAGACTATGTGGAGGCAGCAGTGAAGCAGGCCCTACAGATCCACCTTAGTGGTATGGGGGGAGACATCCTCATCTTCATGCCTGGCCAGGAGGACATCGAGGTGACGTCAGACCAGATTGTGGAGCGTCTGGAGGATCTGGAGAGCGCCCCTCCTCTGACTGTACTGCCCATCTACTCCCAGCTGCCCTCTGACCTCCAGGCCAAGATCTTCCAGAAG GCTCCAGATGGTGTGAGGAAGTGCATCGTTGCCACCAACATTGCCGAGACCTCCCTGACTGTGGATGGTATCATGTTTGTTGTGGATGCTGGATACTGCAAACTCAAG GTGTTCAACCCTCGCATTGGCATGGATGCCCTGCAGGTGTACCCCATCAGCCAGGCTAACGCCAATCAGCGTGCGGGCAGAGCAGGACGTACAGGGCCGGGCCAGTGTTACAG GCTCTACACCCAGAGCGCCTTCAAGAATGAGATGTTGACCACCACCATCCCAGAGATTCAGCGGACCAACCTGGCCAACGTGGTGCTGCTGCTCAAATCCCTGGGGGTCCAGGACCTGCTGCTCTTCCACTTCATGGACCCCCCGCCTGAGGACAACATGCTGAACTCCATGTACCAGCTGTGGATCCTGGGGGCCCTGGACAACACAG GTTCCCTGACGCCCACTGGGAGGCTGATGGTGGAGTTCCCTCTGGACCCGGCTCTGTCCAAGATGCTGATCGTATCATGTGACATGGGCTGCAGTGCTGACATCCTCATCATCGTCTCCATGCTGTCTGTACCGGCCATCTTCTACAGGCCTAAG GGTCGTGAGGAGGAGAGTGACCAGGTGAGGGAGAAGTTCTCTGTCCCAGAGAGTGACCACCTGACCTACCTGAACGTCTACCTGCAGTGGAAGAACAACAACTACTCCAGCATCTGGTGCAACGAACACTTCATCCACACCAAGGCCATGCGAAAG GTGCGCGAGGTGCGCTCCCAGCTCAAAGACATCATGGTGCAGCAGAGGATGAACCTGGTGTCCTGTGGCTCAGACTGGGACATCATCAGGAAGTGTATCTGTGCTGCCTACTTCCACCAGGCAGCCAAGCTGAAGGGCATAGGGGAGTATGTGAACGTGAGGACAGGCATGCCCTGCCACCTCCATCCCACCAGCTCTCTGTTTGGCATGGGCTACACCCCAGACTACATCACCTACCACGAGCTGGTCATGACCACCAAG GAGTACATGCAGTGTGTGACTGCGGTGGATGGGGAGTGGCTGGCTGAGCTGGGGCCCATGTTCTACAGCGTCAAACAGGCAGGGAAGAGCAGGATG gaGAACCGGCGGCGGGCCAAGGAGGAGATCActaacatggaggaggagatgtctCTGGCGGAGCAGCAActgaggagcaggagagaggatcAGGACAGGAAGAGTAACGTGGGCAGCGTCAG GGCTGTGAAAATCTGCACCccaggaaggaaggaggaggcacCCATGACCCCAAAGCGCACCCCAGCTCGTTTTGGGCTCTAG